Proteins from one Mucilaginibacter jinjuensis genomic window:
- a CDS encoding alpha-amylase family glycosyl hydrolase: protein MKINTNTKLKMPNIILAAMLAGSLMACSKSSKDSVAPVTPVVPPPTDTYKDPAAYGTPFTGVADPKAIVMYEVNIRAFSQGANLQGVIARMDSIKALGVNTIWLMPVYPVGVVNAVAPQGSPYAVKDYNAVNPAFGTIDDLRSVVSEAHKRNMSVILDWVADHTSPDNAWTANKSWYQQNSSGALIPPPGTNYADVVALNYNSTAMRTAMIRAMKYWVLTANVDGYRCDYADPIPADFWKQTLDTLKKIPNRKYIFLAEGSKAEQFTAGFQLNYGFDFYNTLKGIFAGTQAPSSIFTTNTNENNTLAAGGMKLHYTTNHDVTLSDGATVTIYNGKQGALAAFVLAAYLNGVPMIYDGQEVGSAKKTTYFGPDPIDWTTNPDMTAEYKKIIAFRSGSEAVKTGALTVYNNTDVIAFEKKSGTDDVLVLVNARNSVVNYAIPTALQNTNWTNGLTNADVSLSSQYTFQPYTYLVLRKK, encoded by the coding sequence ATGAAGATCAACACAAACACAAAACTTAAAATGCCCAATATTATATTGGCTGCAATGCTGGCAGGCTCATTAATGGCTTGCAGCAAAAGCAGCAAAGATAGCGTTGCCCCGGTAACGCCGGTTGTGCCCCCGCCAACCGATACTTATAAAGACCCTGCGGCTTACGGCACACCTTTTACCGGTGTTGCCGACCCCAAGGCTATTGTGATGTACGAGGTAAACATCCGCGCCTTTAGTCAGGGAGCTAACCTGCAGGGCGTAATTGCCCGTATGGATTCTATTAAAGCGCTTGGCGTAAATACAATATGGTTAATGCCTGTCTATCCCGTTGGCGTGGTTAATGCGGTAGCGCCACAAGGCTCGCCGTATGCAGTTAAGGATTATAATGCCGTAAACCCGGCTTTTGGTACAATTGACGATCTGCGTTCGGTAGTATCAGAAGCGCATAAACGCAACATGTCGGTTATCCTGGACTGGGTGGCCGATCATACCTCGCCCGATAATGCCTGGACTGCCAATAAATCCTGGTATCAGCAAAATTCATCAGGTGCATTGATTCCGCCTCCGGGAACTAATTATGCTGATGTTGTTGCCTTGAATTACAACAGCACCGCTATGCGTACCGCCATGATCAGGGCTATGAAATACTGGGTTTTAACCGCCAACGTAGATGGCTACCGCTGCGATTATGCCGACCCGATCCCTGCCGATTTCTGGAAACAGACTTTAGATACATTGAAGAAAATACCTAACCGTAAATACATTTTCCTGGCTGAAGGCAGCAAGGCAGAGCAATTTACTGCAGGCTTTCAGTTAAACTACGGTTTCGATTTTTACAATACCTTGAAAGGCATATTTGCAGGCACACAAGCGCCAAGCAGTATATTCACCACCAATACCAATGAGAATAATACACTGGCTGCTGGTGGTATGAAACTGCACTACACAACCAACCACGATGTAACCCTGTCTGACGGCGCTACGGTTACCATTTATAACGGCAAACAAGGTGCTTTGGCTGCATTTGTTTTGGCGGCATACTTAAATGGCGTACCCATGATCTATGATGGACAGGAGGTAGGATCGGCCAAAAAGACCACCTATTTTGGCCCCGACCCTATTGACTGGACAACCAACCCTGATATGACGGCCGAATACAAAAAGATCATCGCTTTCCGCAGCGGGAGCGAGGCTGTTAAAACCGGGGCATTAACCGTTTACAACAATACTGATGTTATTGCTTTCGAGAAAAAATCGGGTACCGATGATGTTTTGGTTTTAGTAAATGCACGTAATAGTGTGGTTAATTATGCCATACCAACAGCCCTGCAAAACACCAATTGGACCAATGGTTTAACCAATGCTGATGTTTCGTTATCCAGCCAATACACCTTTCAACCCTATACTTATTTAGTGTTGCGGAAAAAATAG
- a CDS encoding helix-turn-helix domain-containing protein, with product MIVEFLPYYFFAAGIIGLIVSLILLLTKNYFSQKLFLSISLISITICAFNDLCYLTGFIARIPYLYILSRAVMFLVAPCSYLYIRNSFGAIHKVKRYDLLHFIPFLLFIIIATNICLTDPNGCMKVIMNRDNNGVASFNYIENLYSLNMLLWLFYIGMQIVCILKFEQQKNKPDSYYDYKVVDWLKFLNLLLVIVFFLSMINKMHIDSNRNSDLIQGFTLSFMLLVAAFYLLSNPVILYNINQSSGTTQSIEKAHIQYKDEEVPCVTQLFGDKQKEKYLQVLNELFTQQKPFLKKGFTIKDLSQLTSIPTHHLSYLINHEFNLPFQDFINLKRIEYMKTNITSAEWEKLSLEGIAWEVGFNSRTTFFRSFVKLTGISPSEYMQSLESQNKNVSA from the coding sequence ATGATTGTTGAATTTTTACCTTATTATTTTTTTGCTGCCGGAATAATTGGACTGATAGTGTCCTTAATCTTATTACTGACTAAAAATTATTTTAGTCAAAAATTGTTTTTAAGCATTAGCTTAATTAGTATCACCATTTGTGCATTTAACGATCTGTGTTATCTTACCGGCTTTATAGCCCGTATACCCTATTTGTATATTTTGTCGCGTGCGGTTATGTTTTTAGTAGCGCCGTGTTCCTATTTATATATCCGTAATTCGTTTGGCGCCATACATAAGGTAAAGCGGTACGATTTGCTTCATTTTATACCCTTTTTACTTTTTATCATCATTGCCACTAATATTTGCCTTACAGATCCTAACGGGTGTATGAAGGTTATAATGAACCGCGATAATAACGGTGTTGCCTCCTTCAATTATATCGAGAATTTATATTCGTTAAATATGCTGTTATGGCTGTTCTATATCGGGATGCAGATAGTTTGTATCCTTAAGTTTGAGCAGCAGAAAAACAAACCGGATAGTTATTATGATTATAAGGTGGTAGATTGGTTGAAATTTCTTAACCTGCTGCTGGTTATTGTGTTCTTTTTATCGATGATTAATAAAATGCATATCGACAGTAACCGTAATTCTGATCTGATACAAGGCTTTACCTTATCGTTTATGTTGCTGGTTGCTGCTTTTTATTTGTTGTCAAACCCGGTTATTCTTTATAATATCAACCAATCAAGCGGTACTACTCAGTCAATTGAAAAGGCCCATATTCAATACAAAGACGAAGAAGTACCCTGTGTAACTCAATTGTTTGGCGACAAGCAAAAAGAAAAGTATTTGCAAGTATTAAATGAGTTGTTTACCCAGCAGAAACCATTTCTAAAAAAAGGCTTTACCATCAAAGATCTTTCGCAGTTAACATCCATCCCAACGCATCACCTTTCTTACCTCATTAACCACGAGTTTAACCTGCCATTTCAGGATTTTATTAATCTGAAACGTATTGAGTACATGAAAACCAATATTACCAGTGCCGAATGGGAGAAATTATCGTTAGAAGGTATCGCCTGGGAAGTTGGCTTTAACTCCAGAACAACATTCTTCAGGTCGTTTGTGAAGTTAACGGGTATCTCACCATCAGAGTACATGCAGTCTCTTGAAAGCCAGAATAAAAACGTAAGTGCCTAA
- a CDS encoding 2-hydroxyacid dehydrogenase: MKIALFSACQYDQDYFNEFNTGHQLTYFVDALNEQTAILAKGYDVICLFVNDVVNKTVLETLKANGVKLIVLRCAGFNNVDIKAADALDIPVLRVPAYSPEAVAEHAMALILTLNRKTHKAYNRVREGNFSLEKLMGFNLHNRKVAVIGTGNIGKALCNILKGFGCQISAYDIYPDEQLKALGVVYGTLEETLAGADIVSLHCPLMDSTKHMINKETLKLFKHGAMLINTSRGGLINTKDVVEALKNCQLGYLGLDVYEQEGGLFFKDNSEGIIQDDLITRLISFPNVLITSHQGFFTKEAMEQIATTTYNNIEAFINKAELVNRVVV; this comes from the coding sequence ATGAAAATAGCGCTATTCAGTGCCTGCCAATATGATCAGGATTATTTTAATGAGTTTAATACAGGCCATCAACTCACCTATTTTGTTGATGCATTAAATGAACAAACCGCCATACTGGCCAAAGGCTATGATGTTATTTGCCTGTTTGTGAATGATGTGGTTAATAAAACAGTTTTAGAAACCCTGAAAGCTAATGGTGTAAAGCTGATTGTACTGCGTTGCGCCGGGTTTAATAATGTGGATATAAAGGCAGCTGATGCTTTAGATATACCTGTGCTGCGTGTGCCCGCCTACTCGCCCGAAGCCGTTGCCGAACACGCTATGGCGCTTATTCTAACACTGAACCGTAAAACACATAAAGCTTACAACAGGGTACGCGAAGGCAATTTTTCGCTCGAAAAACTAATGGGCTTTAATCTGCATAACCGTAAGGTAGCCGTTATCGGTACCGGTAATATTGGCAAGGCGCTGTGCAATATATTAAAGGGCTTTGGCTGCCAGATTAGTGCGTACGATATTTACCCTGATGAGCAACTGAAAGCTTTAGGCGTAGTTTACGGTACGCTGGAAGAAACATTGGCCGGTGCCGATATTGTTTCATTACACTGCCCGCTAATGGATAGTACCAAGCACATGATCAATAAAGAAACCTTAAAGTTGTTTAAGCACGGTGCCATGCTGATTAATACCAGTCGCGGCGGCCTTATTAACACTAAGGATGTAGTAGAAGCCTTAAAAAATTGCCAGTTGGGCTATTTAGGTTTAGACGTTTATGAGCAGGAGGGTGGCTTGTTTTTCAAAGATAACTCTGAAGGTATTATTCAGGATGATCTGATCACCCGGTTAATCTCATTCCCTAATGTATTGATAACCTCGCACCAGGGATTTTTTACTAAAGAAGCTATGGAGCAGATAGCTACTACCACCTACAATAACATCGAGGCCTTTATCAATAAGGCAGAGTTGGTGAATAGAGTGGTGGTGTAA
- a CDS encoding winged helix DNA-binding domain-containing protein — translation MDSKQIAHLRLINQQLTQPQLTKAADLVSWMGCIQSQDFAGAKWAIANRVQGLTDLQIEADFNAGKILRTHILRPTWHFVCPEDIGWMLQLTAPHIKAMSKSMHKQLDINQDTLNKSKDILIEALTGNKHLTRQQLLPYYAEKGINTDDIRLGIILMDAELDGLICSGAKQGKQFTHALLHERVKSTSTLDREAAIAELAKRYFYSHGPATLQDFAWWSGLNLGDSKHGLAMNKEALASEIVNGQTYWFYGEAEKQSNKSKSAQLLPAFDEYTVAYKDRSSVLSTDYNKATGNGIFKPLIIIDGQVAGIWKRSLTKNKVIIDPELFKPIDKRAQQKLMSEARRFGKYLGLAPQVNGFNEE, via the coding sequence ATGGATAGTAAACAGATAGCACATCTCCGCCTCATAAACCAGCAACTAACGCAACCACAATTAACTAAAGCAGCAGATCTCGTTAGCTGGATGGGCTGTATCCAGTCACAGGATTTTGCAGGCGCTAAATGGGCAATTGCAAACCGGGTGCAAGGTTTAACCGACCTGCAAATTGAGGCAGATTTTAACGCCGGTAAAATATTACGTACCCACATACTAAGGCCTACCTGGCACTTTGTATGCCCCGAAGATATTGGCTGGATGCTGCAACTTACCGCTCCACATATCAAGGCCATGAGTAAAAGCATGCACAAACAGCTGGACATTAACCAGGATACGCTTAATAAAAGTAAAGACATCCTGATTGAAGCCCTAACAGGCAACAAGCACTTAACCCGGCAGCAATTGTTACCCTATTATGCTGAAAAAGGGATTAATACAGATGACATCAGGCTCGGCATTATTTTGATGGATGCCGAACTGGACGGACTGATTTGCAGCGGCGCTAAGCAAGGTAAACAGTTTACCCATGCTTTATTGCATGAAAGAGTTAAATCCACATCGACATTAGATCGCGAAGCCGCTATTGCCGAACTGGCCAAACGATATTTTTACAGCCATGGGCCAGCCACCCTTCAGGATTTTGCCTGGTGGAGCGGGTTAAATTTAGGCGACAGCAAGCACGGCTTAGCAATGAATAAGGAGGCTTTAGCTTCTGAAATTGTAAACGGACAAACTTATTGGTTTTACGGTGAGGCAGAAAAGCAATCTAACAAAAGTAAATCTGCACAGTTACTACCCGCTTTTGACGAGTACACCGTTGCTTATAAAGATCGCTCGAGCGTGTTATCAACCGATTATAATAAAGCCACAGGTAATGGCATATTTAAACCGCTTATTATCATCGATGGCCAGGTAGCCGGGATCTGGAAACGCAGCCTTACTAAAAATAAGGTAATAATTGATCCCGAACTGTTTAAGCCCATCGATAAACGCGCTCAGCAGAAATTAATGTCAGAAGCCAGGCGGTTCGGCAAATATCTCGGATTAGCACCTCAGGTTAATGGATTCAATGAAGAATAA
- a CDS encoding BamA/TamA family outer membrane protein, with product MFKKLLFVLFLIFLTYGSRAQKIESAAWQIFPDSVVVKVHASYDNVSGIHRWLFGENYRKDWAMPVKLPIIKLSQLNGGLTPLREGGGMESKSLRLRDKSGREWVIRSVEKSPDKLLPDNLKGTFTVDWVGDEFSGQHPYSALIVPPLADAANVPHANPVIGVMAADSALGKYNKIFTGMVVLVEEREPTGKSDNTINMEHELIKSYDNRYDAREFLRARLLDLLVGDWDRHEDQWRWAYTKDGKNKMYVAVPRDRDQVFHVNEGVFPSLASLPWIDPVLGDFTSDIPRIRYSIYKTRFMKGFPDNQFSYDEWMKVVNDFVKAETDEVLEAGLKRLPAESYKFRHDELLNILKKRRDNIPAAMSEYYHFINRIVDIHTTDKDELITVTDAPNDALKISVDKLDKHGEVKGNFMTATYHPDITKEIRMYVSGGDDHIVVDTKSSIKLRFIDSTGQKTYEVKNSRRVIPVYGSQDSLTFTGKVGKLNNHISADTNATRFKPTNPYNVWAPLATAALNKDDGFLLGLGFKYTGYDGFRKLPYSTQQTLMLTHSFATKAYRLKYEGEWMQAVGKADFTMNAYILAPGNTVNFFGQGNETPLVKMDDYRHYYRTRYNVYQFDPALRWHTGKGSTFSVGPSLQFYHLDPEDNTGRYIVSMPHITSYDSLTTDKTRAHLGFRAIYTANKRNNNILPYSGYYFQVILQGYEGLNSNSKAFGQIKPEFTYYQPLDSKGTFVLSDRVGGGISVGNPAFYQSMFLGGQGNLLGYLQYRFAGNDMVYNNFQARLKLADIASYIIPGQLGVTGFFDTGRVWVDGEHSNLWHTGTGGGLYFAPASLTVIQIIAAHSNEGWYPYISMNFRL from the coding sequence ATGTTTAAAAAGTTACTCTTCGTTTTATTCTTAATCTTCCTGACGTACGGTAGCCGGGCCCAAAAAATTGAGTCTGCTGCATGGCAAATATTTCCGGATAGTGTTGTTGTAAAAGTGCATGCTTCGTATGATAACGTGAGCGGCATACACCGCTGGCTTTTTGGCGAAAACTACCGTAAGGACTGGGCTATGCCGGTTAAGTTGCCCATCATTAAGCTCTCGCAACTGAATGGCGGATTAACGCCGCTGCGCGAGGGGGGCGGTATGGAATCAAAATCATTAAGGCTGCGCGATAAAAGCGGCAGGGAATGGGTGATCCGAAGTGTGGAGAAATCACCGGATAAATTATTGCCCGATAATTTAAAAGGAACATTTACGGTTGATTGGGTGGGCGATGAGTTTAGCGGACAGCACCCATACTCGGCCTTAATAGTACCCCCGCTGGCCGATGCTGCAAATGTACCCCATGCCAATCCGGTTATCGGCGTAATGGCTGCCGATAGCGCTTTGGGTAAGTACAATAAGATTTTTACCGGCATGGTAGTTTTAGTTGAAGAACGTGAGCCAACCGGAAAATCGGACAATACCATTAACATGGAGCATGAGCTGATTAAAAGTTACGATAATCGCTATGATGCCCGTGAGTTTTTACGTGCCCGTTTATTAGACCTTTTAGTTGGCGACTGGGACCGCCACGAAGACCAATGGCGCTGGGCATATACTAAAGACGGTAAAAATAAAATGTATGTAGCTGTTCCCCGCGACCGCGACCAGGTTTTCCACGTTAATGAGGGCGTGTTTCCAAGCCTGGCATCTTTGCCCTGGATAGACCCTGTGCTGGGAGATTTTACCAGTGATATTCCGCGTATCAGGTATTCGATCTATAAAACCCGTTTCATGAAAGGTTTTCCTGATAATCAGTTTAGCTATGATGAATGGATGAAAGTGGTTAACGACTTCGTAAAAGCCGAAACTGATGAGGTGTTGGAAGCCGGATTAAAACGCCTGCCTGCAGAAAGCTATAAATTCCGCCATGATGAGTTGCTGAATATTTTGAAGAAACGCAGGGACAATATCCCGGCTGCCATGTCCGAATATTATCACTTCATTAACCGTATTGTTGATATTCACACTACCGATAAAGATGAGCTGATCACCGTTACAGATGCGCCGAATGATGCCTTAAAGATCTCTGTAGATAAACTGGATAAGCACGGCGAGGTAAAAGGCAATTTTATGACCGCAACTTATCACCCCGATATTACCAAAGAGATCAGGATGTATGTATCGGGTGGAGATGACCATATTGTTGTTGATACCAAATCTTCTATCAAATTAAGGTTTATAGATAGTACCGGGCAAAAGACCTACGAGGTTAAAAATTCGAGACGCGTTATCCCGGTTTATGGATCACAGGATAGTCTTACGTTTACAGGTAAGGTTGGCAAATTGAATAACCATATTTCTGCTGATACCAATGCCACCCGTTTTAAGCCTACCAACCCTTATAATGTTTGGGCGCCACTGGCCACCGCTGCATTAAATAAGGATGATGGCTTTTTGCTGGGCTTAGGTTTTAAATATACCGGTTATGATGGTTTCCGTAAGCTGCCGTATTCTACCCAGCAAACCTTAATGCTTACGCACTCTTTTGCAACCAAAGCCTATCGTTTAAAATACGAAGGTGAGTGGATGCAGGCTGTAGGTAAAGCAGACTTCACCATGAATGCCTATATCCTGGCACCGGGCAACACCGTAAACTTCTTTGGCCAGGGTAATGAAACACCTTTGGTTAAGATGGATGATTACCGCCACTATTACCGCACCCGCTATAATGTTTACCAGTTCGATCCTGCTTTGCGCTGGCATACCGGTAAGGGTAGTACTTTTAGTGTTGGGCCATCATTGCAATTCTATCATTTAGACCCTGAGGATAATACAGGCCGTTACATTGTAAGCATGCCGCATATTACCTCGTACGATAGCCTTACCACAGATAAAACCCGTGCACATTTAGGCTTTCGGGCTATATACACCGCCAATAAACGAAACAACAATATATTGCCTTATTCGGGCTATTACTTCCAGGTTATTTTGCAGGGATATGAAGGTTTGAACAGCAATTCAAAAGCATTTGGCCAGATTAAGCCTGAGTTTACCTATTATCAGCCACTTGATAGTAAGGGTACGTTTGTACTTTCAGACCGTGTTGGTGGTGGTATCAGCGTGGGGAACCCTGCTTTTTATCAATCGATGTTTTTGGGTGGGCAGGGCAACTTGTTAGGTTATCTGCAATACCGCTTCGCCGGTAATGATATGGTGTACAACAACTTCCAGGCAAGGTTAAAGCTGGCTGATATTGCCAGTTACATTATCCCGGGTCAGTTGGGTGTAACAGGGTTCTTCGATACCGGCCGTGTTTGGGTCGATGGCGAACACTCTAACCTATGGCATACCGGTACAGGCGGAGGTTTATATTTTGCTCCGGCCAGTTTAACGGTAATACAAATAATAGCAGCGCACTCTAATGAAGGCTGGTATCCTTATATTTCTATGAATTTTAGATTGTGA
- a CDS encoding TolC family protein, translating to MGKIRLVFLISILSASTVYAQKVPPRKQAIVDPDMPMPDASSVVVKADSSHNVAGAFMSLQQCIDYAMIHQPGLNKALINVNIAHETNAVNLAPWLPQVSASGNLTHYIQFPANGVITTQGGTTTTTGGTTTGGTGTGTGGTTGTGTTGGTTTSTSTSGVATRTANTFIPQLAVSQAIFSPSLLYAAKSAPLYVKQAQQVTDSTKIFLVSAVSKAYYNVLLTLEQIHVLKEDTARLGKNVRDTYHQYIGGIVDETDYEEATITLNNSKAQLKQANENVVPQFATLKQVMGFPAEQEFNVSFNTDQMMQGIYIDTTQQLNYEKRIEFQQLGTEKALQAQQTAYYRSAFLPTVGAFYNYNRQFANQHFSNVFDSSYPSSLVGLSVSIPIFTGLGRVHSIRKSKLQEQLLNWDETDLKLQINKEYTTANANYKSNLYNLQLLQKNVAMAKRVYFVVTLQYKQGIVAYLNVITAESNLITSEINYLNALFQTLSSKIDLQKAMGNITY from the coding sequence ATGGGTAAAATCCGGTTAGTATTTCTTATTTCAATTTTAAGTGCATCAACAGTATATGCACAAAAGGTGCCGCCGCGTAAGCAGGCAATAGTAGATCCTGATATGCCGATGCCCGATGCCAGCAGTGTTGTGGTAAAGGCCGACAGCAGCCATAATGTGGCGGGCGCATTTATGTCGCTTCAGCAATGTATCGATTATGCCATGATCCATCAACCTGGCTTAAACAAAGCATTAATCAATGTAAACATCGCCCACGAAACAAATGCAGTTAATTTAGCGCCTTGGTTACCGCAGGTTAGCGCAAGTGGAAACTTAACGCACTATATCCAGTTTCCGGCAAACGGGGTTATTACTACCCAGGGCGGTACCACAACAACCACAGGCGGTACTACCACCGGAGGAACAGGTACAGGTACAGGCGGAACGACAGGTACCGGTACAACTGGCGGAACCACAACCTCAACTTCTACTTCGGGAGTTGCAACTCGTACAGCAAATACGTTTATCCCGCAGTTAGCCGTATCGCAGGCTATATTTAGCCCGAGCCTTTTGTATGCGGCTAAATCGGCACCGTTATATGTAAAGCAGGCACAGCAGGTAACAGACAGTACTAAAATATTCCTGGTATCGGCCGTAAGTAAAGCATACTATAATGTATTGCTTACGCTGGAGCAGATCCATGTTTTAAAGGAAGATACCGCGCGTTTAGGTAAAAATGTACGCGATACTTATCACCAATATATTGGCGGTATAGTTGATGAAACTGATTACGAAGAGGCTACCATCACCCTAAACAATTCAAAAGCCCAGTTAAAACAGGCTAATGAAAACGTAGTTCCGCAATTTGCGACATTGAAACAGGTGATGGGTTTCCCTGCCGAACAAGAGTTTAACGTAAGCTTTAATACCGACCAGATGATGCAGGGTATCTACATTGATACCACCCAGCAACTGAATTACGAGAAACGAATTGAGTTTCAACAATTGGGTACCGAGAAAGCTTTGCAGGCACAACAAACCGCCTATTATAGGTCGGCTTTTCTGCCAACAGTAGGGGCGTTCTACAATTATAACCGTCAGTTTGCTAATCAGCATTTCTCTAACGTTTTTGATAGCTCTTACCCAAGTTCGCTCGTAGGTTTGTCTGTTAGTATTCCAATTTTCACAGGTCTTGGCCGTGTGCACAGCATCCGCAAATCAAAACTGCAGGAGCAACTGCTTAACTGGGACGAGACGGATTTGAAACTACAGATCAATAAAGAATATACCACGGCAAACGCCAACTACAAAAGCAACCTGTACAATTTGCAGCTGCTGCAAAAAAACGTAGCAATGGCTAAAAGAGTATATTTTGTGGTAACCCTGCAATACAAACAAGGTATTGTGGCTTACCTCAACGTAATTACTGCCGAGTCTAACTTAATTACATCCGAAATAAACTATCTGAACGCGCTGTTCCAGACCCTTTCAAGCAAAATAGATCTGCAAAAGGCAATGGGCAATATCACTTATTAA
- a CDS encoding efflux RND transporter periplasmic adaptor subunit — translation MNRVLLNTICISCLILGACKKKQPPVNTEVPVNLIKVKAQSVLYFDKYPSTTAALSQVSLLPQVQGAITGIFFTEGSHVTKGQKLYEIDTRIYQNNYDAAVANLRVAQSTLKQSQQDADRYEYLNKYNAVAKQLYDHAMITLESSKSQVKAADEAVKTAKTNLNYAVVTAPFSGTIGFSQVKLGNVVTVGSTVLNTISTDSPMAVDFVINEKQLPKFEKLQMEKKAPVDSLFTILLPDGSLYPEQGKISIIDRAVDSQTGSIRVRLVFPNAQNLLRVGMSCVVRVHNQDTKPQLVLPNKAVVEQMGEYFVYIAKDSTITNPKAPADSAKTKKALVAAQKKVQIGQTIGPNVVIKSGINEGDRVVTDGVQSLHDGSQITTANKVGPSTGKGGKG, via the coding sequence ATGAATAGAGTACTCTTAAATACCATTTGTATAAGCTGCCTCATTTTAGGTGCCTGTAAGAAAAAACAGCCGCCTGTTAACACCGAGGTTCCTGTAAACTTAATTAAGGTTAAAGCTCAGTCTGTTTTATATTTCGACAAGTATCCGTCAACCACGGCTGCATTAAGCCAGGTGAGTTTGTTGCCGCAGGTACAGGGCGCTATTACCGGCATATTTTTTACCGAGGGTAGCCACGTAACCAAAGGCCAGAAACTGTATGAAATTGATACCCGCATTTATCAGAACAACTATGATGCTGCGGTAGCTAACCTGCGTGTGGCACAAAGCACACTTAAACAATCGCAACAGGATGCAGATCGTTATGAGTACCTGAACAAATACAATGCAGTTGCCAAGCAATTGTACGATCACGCGATGATCACCCTCGAGAGTTCAAAAAGCCAGGTAAAGGCTGCGGATGAGGCTGTTAAAACAGCCAAAACCAATTTGAACTATGCAGTTGTAACAGCTCCGTTCTCTGGTACCATCGGCTTTAGCCAGGTAAAACTGGGTAATGTGGTAACAGTGGGTAGCACGGTGTTAAACACCATCTCTACCGATAGCCCAATGGCTGTTGACTTTGTAATTAATGAGAAACAACTGCCGAAATTTGAGAAACTGCAAATGGAGAAAAAAGCGCCGGTAGATTCGTTGTTCACCATTTTATTACCTGATGGTTCCCTTTATCCAGAACAGGGTAAGATCTCGATCATCGACCGCGCGGTTGATTCGCAAACAGGTTCTATCCGGGTTCGTCTGGTATTCCCTAATGCTCAAAACTTACTGCGTGTGGGTATGAGCTGCGTGGTGCGTGTGCACAACCAGGATACCAAACCACAATTGGTATTGCCAAACAAAGCCGTGGTTGAGCAAATGGGCGAGTACTTTGTGTACATAGCTAAAGATAGCACCATTACCAACCCTAAAGCACCTGCCGATAGTGCTAAGACCAAGAAAGCCTTGGTTGCCGCACAAAAGAAGGTTCAGATTGGCCAGACTATTGGCCCGAACGTGGTGATTAAGAGCGGTATTAATGAAGGCGATAGGGTAGTTACGGATGGTGTACAATCATTGCATGACGGATCGCAGATTACAACTGCTAATAAAGTAGGCCCAAGCACCGGCAAAGGTGGTAAGGGTTAA